atttatattattgGGATTATTGGGACGGAGTAAACACCCATGACCCAACCGCCCATGCTCATTTGAGATTTACACACGGCACACTCACGAGTCACGAGCCATATTAATCACCGGaagtatatttatttttttcggtagACTCCGGAAgcatatttataataaattattatttagatACTAAAATCAGTCctcatataattttatatagatatatataataaatttaataattaattttaatatatatgtaatataaTTGTTAAgttaaattaatattatctaatatttaaattaatattttatttttatgttattaattattaaaattttaatttttaatatttaacatTGATCATATATtaatcaaaaataattttttttcataaagcatatattattttttataatttatgtcATGTGTccattaatttatttttttataaattaaatatatataataataaatatgaaattAGTTAGAATTatgttataattaaaatgagTTCTCGGGTTcatatttctaaaattatatacaataaatagtatttaaaaaaatggtaTATCGTCAAACCACTTTCTAATTTCATTATATATAGTAACTATAATATTGTGAAGAAGAGGGGGAGGGGTTTGTTTTGTACTATCACACAAAGAAAAGACGAACTCAAAAATATTTAGACGATGTTTAGGGTTATGTTTAGGCTTAATTAATTCCGACTGTctttaaaatttaatcaaatttataattaaatttatatattttaaaagtttttagttgaatttttgtattttttactttgtaataaaattattttcgtaaaaatgataaaaattaataaaatataaatacttagttataaatttaataaaattatagagattggcaaaataactaaattttacgtttacatattatttttaagacatagataaaaattttaaatatagaaaTTTATTTAGTTATGAAAGTAGAAATAATGATACACAAACTTTCACaaagtaaaagaaaatttatataATGTAATTATGTAAACATATAATAATTTCTTTTAACTCATGTCTCTAGATATTATTTTCCTGGTTTGCAACACTAACTAGTTTCTCTATCTAATTCGATCTAATTCGTTTATACAGGTATTTTGATGgttatttgaaattaaattgtttttggatttaaatgTGAGATCTAAACTCCTTTTAAGATAGCATTTGACTTCTTTTGGTATCGATATGCCGTCGTTCGCATTCTTCGTGAAGAGGTGGGGATGGTACCTGCATGGGAGTCCGATACTTAAGTTAACAAAGATTTTAAACAGTTTTTTAGTAGATTGAATCCTAAATATATTTGAGTGTATCAATGCATTTATAGTAGAATAAATAATCACCTTTTAGAGTATTTTTACCTTTGATGGTGGATGAccatttcttttttcttgggaAGTTGTTGAGATCTCCCTTCTAGATAAATGTGAGACATCTTAGGAGTTAGTTGCGTCTTTAGATAAATAAGGTTGGACCGTCGTCGTCGAGCCCGACCACTTTGAGGTTGGGTAGGCGTAAAAGAggcatgatctcttgtgtgggTCTCTATTCTTGTTGGACCTGACTATGTCTTTGTGCCAAGGTATGAACAATGCCCCTTGCTTGAGTCCGATCCTTCCAAAATTGGACTCAAGCATTTTGTGGCCAAACCGATTCCTTTGTAGATTAGTTCATTAGGTCGGACAGCCCGCCTTTTCGAGATCACGTCGAGTATTCGACgtgtttttaaattaaaagatggTACGTCTTTCCGTAGCTCTGTGCAGGTTATTCTGCGGTTACGTTGGTAACTGTGCACGCCATAAATGAGATGATGCCAAATTACTTTATTGCTCCTAGTATCTTATAAATACCCAAATTCCTTTCGCTTTCTCTTTTTTTGCTTCTTTCTGaaaacattttttctttatcattCTCCTTTCTTCAAGCTTTTCATCTTCTTTGTTGCAATCCTATAAGATTCCTCAGGGGGGTTTGGAACGTACGTGTATTTGCTATTTTTCGCGCATTCTTCCACGTCATGTTTCTTTAAGGTTGGTtctttacttttgaattttatcTTCTGTAACTGTGTTCTTTGATCATATGCTTCTAGTACCCTCCTTTTATTGTAAATGATAACAATTTTTTGTGGGTATGCCATTTGTTACTGCTTTTCCCTGTTCTatagtattttattttactgTTTATCTGAGCGTAGGAGTTTTGCTTTATGGTGCCCTAAATGGTGCTGTTTCTTGCTTTTAGAGATGGTACCATCTCAATATTGGAGTGTAATTATTTTCTGTGTGCATAAGAGGTTATGAGAACGATAATGTTCTTTGGTGTTTGTTGAGGATGACCTGACCTTTTACAGCTTTATACGTTTACATTGTTTTGCCTAGCCTTCTGACTTGTAATGatgatttttcttttgttctatTGTAGATATAGCTTTTGTGTCACGTTCGATAATTCTCGACATGTCATCTAAAGTCCCTCCGACCTAACCTGGGTATATATTCGTACGTTCTGTCATTCCTGTTATTGATAATAAGTATGTTGAGACCTTTCGTAGATATCATAAGTTATGTGTAAATTGGGAGGATGAGAGAAAGTACGAAATTGTAGTTTTTGATTTTGAAGAGATGATTTGCTTTCCTCGACTTGAGAAGTTGGAGCGTCACTTCATGGATGTGTATGAGTATTTTTTCACTAAATTGGTAGTTAGCCTATCTTTCACTGACTTTGAAGTCAAGATTCTCAAACTCTGTAATGTTGCTCCTTCCCAATTTCACCCTAACTCttggaatttttttaaaatttaccaACTTCTTTATCGTGAACTTGACGTCCCTCCTTCTTCGAAGGTTTTCTTTTATCCTTTTGTTCTTACCAAACCTTTTAGCTCGAAAAAGTAAGGTTGGGTCTCTTTTTGAGCTGTGCAAGAAAGAAAAGTCTTTACCATTTTTTTATGActcttttcatgattttaaaaactaattttttaaagtaaGAGTTGTTGATGATGTCCATCCTTtctttcttgatgagagggatGAGCCCTTCTTCAGCTCATACTGGAAAGAACACCATGTAATTATTAAGTATGATTTGGATGACTTAGATGAGGTTGAGGAGCGTGTAATCGCCTTATTCCACGAGTACTAGGGTCGAGCTCCTTATATGGTTACCAAGAAATTTGTAGAAAATCTGAGCCAAATTCAACCCGAGCTAGGTAGCATTCTTTTCATTTGTAGATATAATTTTTGTTTGATTCCTTTGTTAGCTAATGTAGTCCAACTTTGAAGTCATGCAAAAAAGATTACTCCCAAGTCGGCTGCTATGAAAACCCTCCGTTCTGCTAAAAAAATGTCGTGGCCCGAACTATCCAATTAAAACAAAACCGGCTAACCAGGCAATATCCCTTCTCCCTCCAAATCGTTCTGCTTCTCTTAATATTACTCCAGATCCAACTCTTCCTCCGCCTACTCTTCTTGGCAATAAAAAATTCCCCTGGCACGTCCTCCTCCCGAGCCCAAGGCAAAACAATATAAGACTTTGAAGTCTACCAGTGTCTATGATCCAGGTTTGATGGTGTAGAATTTTGTGAAAAACACATCCTTTCGCATAGTTTTATTAGTATGGATGATGTCTCTTTAAAGAACCATCTACAAATTCTTGCCCGAGGTGGAATTCAAACTGCTGGGGTAGCTTTTGCTTTGTTGAGAGAGTTGGAGAAAACTCATGTTGGTGCCACTCGACGTACTCTGACGGGCCTTCAAGCTGAAGTGGCATCCTTGAGGGATTCTAAAAAGGAGTTTGAGAGTGAAAAGGAGGCTCTTGTGTCCGACCTTGCCAAGGCTTGGGAGAGGATAAAGCAGTCCGAAGCTACATGTGCCATGGTGGAGGGTATAAAGAAGAAGGATAAGGAGAGTTATACTAGAGTCTTCGGGGAGAGGCTGGATTTGGTGGATGACTAGATGAGGTTACCGAGTCAAAGAAGAGGTATGCAAGATTGGAGGAGACTATAGCTCAAGGAATGGATGAGCttgttgaaaatttgaagtCCTAGTTCCGAGTTGTAGTCCCCAAGGTGGACCTCTCCTTAATTAGTCCTAATAACATTgtggtgaatgaaaaaattGTTAATGTGTCAGAGGATGAGGAGGACACTCTTATGCCCGACCCAAAGGCTTTCGAAGCCCGAGCTGAGGGAGCTTCTCAAGTGGACGATGAGCCTACTTCTTCTTGGCCAGAAAGTCTCCCAACCAACTCTGATCATCTTGAAGATGTGAACATGACCTCCGGCGAACTCAACTTTCCTTCTTACCCTCCTTCTTAGCTTTTTAATTTCAAAGTATTTGGATGGTCCGACTTGTGGATTTTTATGAACAAATTGGGTTTTTGTAATAGTTTGGaataattttcctttttatttttgttgctctTAAAAACCTTCTCCCTACTTTTCTCGTACGGAGCAGTTTGGTATGAATGTCATTTTGAACATTGCTTGGCGTAACTATTGTTTTAGCTTTTAGTGACTAAAGATCTAAGTCACTTGGTAGCTTTTGATAATAATTTTGTTAGGTTGCAAAAGATGTCGGTCAAAGTAAGTCAGTACTTATTCGATCTTTTCATAAGATCGGGGTTACATACTTCCCTAAGGTTTATTCCAACTTTAAGTAGTCGGTTTTGGCAAGTTACTTTTGCTATTAGTTTTAGATCCAACTCCCTTTTCTTTAAGTTTCTAACGAGGTCGGACCACGATCTGCTTACATAACCTTACACTAATTTGTACCTCGTCACTTCATCTTgccgaccatctaggtcggacaataatttttacaatttttcgAGCTTAAATTAGTACGTTtgaaatgaaaaattttatgataaaaatGAATTATCATTAATGAGAAAAaatgatttacataagctttGTTACTAAGAGTTCTTTTATTAACCCTTAGCTCTTGctatggtgcctcattaaaacccCTTCAAAAAAATCCTTCTCagaataaaatcataaaatcggaaaaaagagtacaccaAGGAGCAAGGTGCACTTTTTAATTGTAGTAGCGTTTTAAGTTACATGCGTGCCATGATCTTGGAAGCTCGTTTCCCTTTAGGTCGGACACAGTATAGTAACCCTTTCCTAGAACCTCAATGATCTTATAAGGTCCTTTCTAGTTCGCATCCAGCTTTTCTTCATCCGACTTCTATGTTCTGATGTTATTTCGGATCAATATAAGGTCATTTGTGAAGAAGCTCTTTTGACAACCTTCTTGTTGTATCTTAAGGCCATTCTTCGGTTCAAGGCTTCTTCCTTTATCCGAGCTTGTTCTAGAATTTCTGGGAGGAGGTAAAGTTCTTCCTTTTGAGCTTGAATGTTTCTTACCTCATCGTAGAATCTAACTCTTGGAGATTCTTCATTGACTTCTATAGGTATCATGACCTTTATGACGTAAGCAAGTCGGAAAAGAAATTCCCTTATTGTTGAGTGTGAGGTCGTCCGATATGCCCACAAAACTTGAGAAAGCTTGTCTGCCCATGCTCCATTGCATCTTGTAGTTAGCGCTTTAACTCGGCCAACACAACTTTATTCGCAggttctgcttgtccattggcttgggggtgtTCTACCAACGTGAATTGGTGCTTAATCTTGAGACTTGCCACCAAGCTTTTGAAGGTTGAGTTGGTGAACTGAGTTCCATTGTCTGTAGTAATGGAGTATGGAACTCCGAATCGGGTGATAATGTTCTTGTAATGGAacttctgacttctttgagcagtgatGGTTGCCAAAGGTTCTGTCTCGATCCACTTAGTGAAATAGTCAATTCTCACTATGAGGTACTTTACTTGTCCGGGGGCCTATGGGAACGGCCCAAGGAGGTCTATgccccattttgcaaatggccaaggCGAAGTGATATTGACGAACTCTTCTGGCAGTGCCACGTGAAAGTTAGCATACTTTGGCAGGGCGGACACCTTTTAATGAAGTCGGCTGCTTCCTTTTGTAAGGTCAGCCAAAAGAAGCCATCTCGGATAACTTTTTTAGCTAGTGACTGCGCTCCTAGGTGGTTTTCACATATGCCGTTGTGGACCTCCTCTAAAACTTCATTACTCTTGGAGGTCGGGATGCATTTTAGTAGAGGCATGGATATTCCTCTTCTATAGATAATGTTGTAAACCAAGGTGTAGTTTTGTGCTTCCCTTATGACCTtccttgctttcctttcttctttaGGAATGATATCGAGCCCGAGATATTCGATGATGGGAGTCATTCAACCTAAACTTATATTGGATATAGCCATTGTGCCTGACTTGTCAACTTTCTTGGTTACTGATAGTGTGTGGAAAGTCTTTTAGATCAAGTTTCTAGTGTTGCTCCCTGACTTGGTGCTGGCCAACTTGGAGAGAGCATCGTCTCAGATATTAGATTTTCGAGCTATATATCGGATTTCTATTTCTACAAATTGAGCTAATTGTTTCTGTGTTTCTTCTAAGTACTTCTTCATGTAGGGATCTTTAGCTTGATAAGTCCCATTATCTTGAGAGGTTATTACTTGAGAATCACTAAACACAATTAACTTTACTTCCCCGACTTTTTTGGCTAGCTTCAAGCCAACAAGTAAGTCTCATACTCGGCTTGATTATTGGAGGATGGAAACTCAAATTTCAATGAAAGTTATGGACTAAGTTCCCTGACCTCTTTATTAGATTATCCATCTACGTATAAGTTCTAGATTGCAAGACTTTCCCGAGTTTTAGTATATTCGGCCACAAAATCAGCTAGATATTGGGATTTAATTACTGTCCGACTTTCATACCTTAAGTCGAACTTGGATAGCTTTATTGCTTATTGTAGCATCCAATCTGCAGTGTCCATTTTTTGTAAGACGTGCTTTGTAGGCTGATTAGTTCGGACCTCTATAGTGTGAGTTTGAAAATAAGGTCAGAGCCTTCTCGAGTGATAACAAATGCATATGcaaaatttttctatcttttgatagtttagctTTGCCCCCCTGTAGAGCCTTGCTAACAAAATAGATTAGTTGTCGTCCATTATCATCTTCTCGGACTAGGATTGAGCCTATGACTCTGTTTGCAACTGCTAAGTATAAACTAGTTCTTCTCCTGAGATAGGTCGGATGAGGATTGGTGGTTGATTCAGGAAATTTTTGAAGTCTTGAAAGGCTTGTTCACATCTATGAGTCCACTCAAATCGGCTCCCTTTCTTGAGTATTGAGAACAGGGATAGAGACTTTAGAGCTGATCTTGCCAAGAATATGGATAAGGCTGCCAACCTTCCATTTAACTGTTGGACTTCTTTAAGACAGGTCGGGCTCTTTATCTCCAATATTGCTTTGTATTTGTCCGGGTTGGCTTCAATATCCCTTTTGGATGAGTATAAAGCCTAAGAACTTCTTGGCTTCCACTGCGAAGGTACATTTTgagggatttagtctcatccgtACTTCATGATTGTGTTAAATACTTCAGTTAAACCAGACAAGAGATTGACATCTTCTTTGATCTTGACAGGCATGTCATCCAAATACACTTCCATTAATTTTCCAAGGTGAGGTGAGAACACCTTGTTCATTAATCGTTGGTATGTGACTCCAGTATTTTCAATCCAAAAGGCATTATTACTACATAACAATAGTTAGCTTTTGGAATGATGAAAGAGGTCTTCTCTTGATACGGCTTGTACCTTAGGATTTGGTTGTAAACCCGAGTATACATCCATACACAAAATAGGTACCTATATCCGAAGCTGAGTCTGCTAAGGCATCAATGCTGGAAAAAGGGTATGGATCTTTGGGACAAGTTTTATTGAGGTCGGTATAATTAACACACATTATCTATTTTCTGTTCCATGTCTTCACCAGGACCACATTAGCTAGCCACAAAAGATACTTTACTTGTCTTGAGTTATGTACCTGAGAAGTATTCCTTGCTAAGTTGGGTAAGCACTTAGTGTGGTGAGTCtaggtattagcatagccaaGTCAAGTTTATGTTGAAACTTGTGTGCCTAGATAGGATTACGTTGAGTCCTAgaaaattggtgtatgtaatacttagATTATAGTGAAAATTTCACTAACGTTGTGGTGgggactggatgtaggttgcattgcacaagGTAACTGAACCAGAATATATAGCTATgtcatcatcttcttctctgCTTTAGTTCTCTTTTCTGGTTTTTAtgagacaaaacaaaattatctCCTAAATTATTCGCAGCGCAGACCAAACAAAAATCAAGTTTAAAGTTCTGAGTTTAAagcttaattaattaaagttaaaattggCCACAGATTCaactccattctctaagccttTTAGAACTTTCACAAGCTTTGTTGGCTCAATCACTAATTGGATTTTTAAAACCTTAGATAATTCTACCAGCACCTTTGGTTTATTAGTTatgttattaaaaattattattaaacaaGGACTTGataatgaatttataattatgttgtaTATGATTTTACAATAGAATTGATTATGATTTTTgtacttttaattttaacaaaatttaatatcttattttttgttttactaGTATATTTATGAATatgtataataattttaatattataatttaatcacTTATATTGAAGTTGAAAAAATAGCCAAAAATAGAGTATATATTACTTTATGATAAAGTAATATAATTTGCCCATGAGAAAATAATAGTTTAATTGAATTTACTTATTCAAAAACAACATACTCCCTATTATTTTACAATTTATGGTCATACATAAAATTATTATGTCATATATTATTAGTAACCACATCCTAAAattattggatttttttttgaaataaaataaaaaattattattctcGAAAACAAATTATTATTTGGTGGAGTCAAGTTTGTCTCACCCTCCGGCGAActctataaaatttataaagttGGTCGCATCCTCCCTTTTCTtctaatttagaaaaaaatatatactctTTAATTATTTCTGTGCTtctaatttgaaaaaatatatatactatgATCAAAactattaattttgaaaaaacctTATTTGGTTTATTTTGTGTGAAAAGAAAAGTTGGGAAGTTAAATGTTGAACAGACAACAAGCATGTCTTTTTGAATATTGTAAATAACCATTATCATCCAAATTAAACCAAactagatttttttaaaaattaaaagctTGGGGAGCACCCTTTTTTACTACGCCATTGTTAAATACAGATTATTCCTGTGTACTTTTAAATACTCTTGGAGATGATGATAATAGTTGTCATTGTTATCTTTCTAACTTTTCTTCTCACCCAATCTGGTATTTATGGAGATGCATAATGAAATTCGTCGGAAGATATGGCAAACTCTATAAAAATATAGAAGTTTGCCGACGGTGCGACGAACCTTACAAAAATAATAAGGTTCATCCAGGATGCAGCTgaaatttcaaaagaaaaatgtaTTTTGGGATTTAAAGGTCGAATAATTTGtttcgaaaaataaatttttttattttatcatagAGAAAAATTCCAAAGCTAAgatatctaaataaaaaaaatgaatggtTGAAAATACATTTTTACCCTTAATGGAAAGGTGAAATTACGaattatacatttttttttaccGCTGGCAGGTCAGTGGAGACGTGTTTGGCTAGCAATGATAAGTTGgagattttttttgaaataaattaaataaaatcattattttcaaaaataaattattccaactttaaattctaaaatatgtCTTTTTTAGGTCAAGTTCGCTGTATTTTTTCGACAAACtctgtttcaatttttttgtttactaAACTTGGTATTTATGGAGATGCCGGATGCATAGTCAAGTTCATTAAAAAATATGGCGAACTCCATAAAAATATAGAAGTTCGTCGGAGTGCCAAGAACCTTACAAAAATAATAAGGTTCACTGGGATGCAGCGTACTTGAATTTAAAAGTTTACTAGTTTTAAGACCCGTGGCAAGCACGGGAAAATAAAAGAACTGCTTACCGAGAAGATGCGAAAGGACTATATGACATACATACCGCTCAAGGCAGAATGTTAGGTAGCAAGCCAGCAAAAACTTTTCTATAGATAACATTAATAATATGATCTGAAATTGTGCTGTTAGAACCAACAGATAATATCTTCAATCCAGAATGCGTGCTGACCCGAGAGAGCACAATATATAGCTGGCCATGAGTAAAAACAGGCCTTGGAAGATACACGCCAATGGTTGACAGCGTTTGACCTTGGGACTTGTTTATGGTCATCGCAAAGTAAAGCGCAACCAGAAACTGTCGTCGAGTAAACCTGATCGGTAATGTATCATTATTAGGTGACATGTTCATCTTGGGAATAAAGACAACCTCACCAGTATTACGGCCTACTAATATGATGCACTCAATGACGTGGCCGCCAAGATGTCTTACCTACATTCGCGTACCGTTGCATAATCCATTGGATTGGTCAATATTGCGAAAAAACATCACAGGAACACCGATTTTAAGTACTAACCGGTGTTGGGTAATTTCTGAACAATTCAACGTATTCAATGACTCTGTGCTCAATGTGTATAATTCAGATTCCATGTGACCATCTTCATTAATTAGTGTATCAGAGCTCAAGTAAATCCTCTCGTTGCCAGGGATCAAAGACATCACATGATTGTTTACTTCAATTACAACATCAAGTGTTGGTGCTAATATACTCCTACCCTTAAAATAATTCACACTGGAAGAATGGAGTAAAACGTTAGGATAAATGAACAACACCAAATCATGTAGACATGG
This sequence is a window from Arachis stenosperma cultivar V10309 chromosome 10, arast.V10309.gnm1.PFL2, whole genome shotgun sequence. Protein-coding genes within it:
- the LOC130956757 gene encoding uncharacterized protein LOC130956757; its protein translation is MRLCCGLRDIHGVQLEEFAKWLLQIGDGLLGDSTGGESVIRIPNNLLLDIEYPCLHDLVLFIYPNVLLHSSSVNYFKGRSILAPTLDVVIEVNNHVMSLIPGNERIYLSSDTLINEDGHMESELYTLSTESLNTLNCSEITQHRFTRRQFLVALYFAMTINKSQGQTLSTIGVYLPRPVFTHGQLYIVLSRVSTHSGLKILSVGSNSTISDHIINVIYRKVFAGLLPNILP